In the genome of Salvia miltiorrhiza cultivar Shanhuang (shh) unplaced genomic scaffold, IMPLAD_Smil_shh fragScaff_scaffold_173, whole genome shotgun sequence, the window TACACTTTATGAgcctttttttaaaatatatatttgggaGATGGGGTGGAACCTAAGCTGCACTGATATTATTACAAATGCCACCAAATTAACATATCTGCATGGTGAAGTAAAGAAATATATACCTCTTCCCTTGGAACTACGATCTGTGTGCTCTTCTAAACTGAGTAAATGTGCATAAGTTTATAGAGATGATGCTTAGGTTGTTTTTCACTTCCAAAGTATAGAGTATTTAGGGATAGTTGCATGAAAAGAATGGCTAATTTGCATGAAGGGAATATCTGATGGATACCTGATTTAATATTCTAAAACACAAAGTCAGCCTTTTAGATTGTTACTAATAAACCACCTTAAGAATTGTTGTCTCATAAAATAGAGAACATGGAGTGATTTTCTAGGTAGAATTAAGTTGTTAAGATACTCTCTTTCTTAAGCAGACTAGTCAATTGATGAATGCAGATATTTCCTTGATTCCCAATAGTAACCAATCAAATGAAGTTTGTTGGGTGGCTATCTTTATCTGAACTCTGTTAACTAGATACGGTTTTCTCTGAGACTAACAGTTGGTCTTTGATACTACAGATGCAGGCGATGTATAGGATAGGAAAGGGCAAGAGACCACATATTCCTGATTCTCTTTCCAGCGATGCACAAGATTTCTTACTTAAATGTCTACAAGCTGACCCAAGTGTGCGGTCAACAGCTGCAGAGCTCTTGAATCATCCCTTTGTGAAGCGTCCGCTGCCAGTTTCTTTGGGCTTTGCATCTTCTCATCCTCTTAACAGGCTGATTTGAGCTTTGTTTCATAGTTCAGGTAAGCCGATATCTCTCTTGTCCTATTGTTATTAGAAATACCAAATTTCATGCATCcaaaagaaagagagatgaCGGTGTTGTGCATTTCTCTATAATCCATTGCCATATATGACTAATGCCCCTTTTCCCTTTCTTCCCCAGCACAACATGCATATCTTTGCTCCGCATCCCCAATCAAAATGCCAAAGGACAGGGAAAAATAGCTTCCACTGGGACACAAAATGTGTGTTGCATTGTATTATCTGATTTATTCTGGGTGGGGGGTTCTCGTATTTCTCAGAGTTCTTGCCCGTTGCAGCTGGTCTTATATTTTCCTGGTGATTAAAAACTGCGGGATTGCATCTTGTAGTTCTCTGCGTGGGGGATCTGCAATTCAATTATTGAGATTTCTCAAATATTTTTCTCCCAAGAACCCAAGAAGGTACTTCTCTGCGTCGTCGACTTGTCGTGCTCTGCTTGGGTTTTCCTTCCCAAGTAGGTTTGGTGTGCATAGCAGGAGAGTAACACTATTAATTTTCTCTCTTTGATAGTGTTATTGaggtttttcattttattagagCTGGGGTTGTGTAGCCCAAATCCAATAGGCTAGCTAGCTGTATATGGTGTTCCACATATTAATTGTAAAAAATggtataataaattttattggtTCTGATGATTTTAGTAGCAGCAATTTGTAATCATGTCCTTTACTCATTTCTTGCACGGGTTGAAATTGTTTGCGAATTCTGGAATTTTAGTTGAgcaaaatatgatttttaaatTGCAAATAAGATGTTTTTGTCTAATTTAAAAACCGAATAATAATTGGAACAAATCTTGGATTATTTTTAATCTTGCAGGTTTGGGATgcctaaattagtggaaacaaattttGGAATATTTTTAGAAGTATATCTAGATTAGTGaaaacaaatcaataatataattttgaaaacaaaaaaataaattgaaaacaaataaaatatgtggaaacaaatatGAGATTATTTTTAGGAGCATCTCTAAATTAGTCGATAAAatcaataatataattttagaaacaaaaaataaaataaaataaatagctTAAAAATTGGAAATATAACTTGCGAAAATAACTCAAAAATCGGATCtctaaattttggaaagaatattTTAGAGAAATCACTAAATAGCTTAAAACCgatcaaattaatatttgaggCAAAATTGGATATACCCTTTTTGAAAGATGAAACATAAAATGTACccactttttttaaaacaataaaatctaCCCACTTAGGACATTTTTACCCCTATGTGTAATTCGCGCATTGCTCACATTGCTCGACACTGAAGCGTCGAGCATTGAACTGTCGAgcatcgagcatgtcgagcaatagttcaaattgaactattgctcgacgcTTCGACGCCTCGAGCATCGAGTGTCGAGCAATTAAGAactgtcgagcatgtcgagcaataaTTCATATGTCGAGCAAgacgagcaatagttcaattgaactattgctcgacattaAGTGGAGTGTCGAGCAATGTGAACTGTCGAGCACTGAACATTTTTGGcacaaattcaaaaatcaaacttcagATCTTGGcacaatttcaaaaatcaaacttcagATCGGAAATCGTGCGACTTCAGATCGAAAATCGTGCAGGTGGGGGAATCGGTAGAGagtgaaaagaagaagaagaagaagaagaaggaggaggTTGCGCCTGCGATTTGGGGAGGAGTCGCGGCGAGGCACGGCGAGGCTGCGGCGGAGGTGTGCGTGGGTGTGCTGGAGAGAAACGGCGGCGCGCGACGGAGGCAGATCTAGGCGGCCACGGCGACGGGATCTGTGGCTGCGGCGACAGCGCCAGCGCGGCGGAGGCGGAGACACCCtggagggcggcggaggcgctttgagagagagagagagagagagagagatggggagaGGCTGCAAGTTTTTTTTGGGGGAGAGGCTgcgattttttacttttttgtgGGAGAGATGATTTGTTtggtattttctttttgttttaaggGTATCTTAGTCATTTCAACCTCAAAATGGGTacattttatatgtttaattttgagTGGGTACattttatgtttcattttttaaataggGTAAAAAACACCATTAACCCTTAATATTTTCTGTCTAAAAGTCACTACCCATAATCTAAATATCCATTCTAGAGTTATTATCTATGTGCTTAATGTATGCAAGCACTCATTTCTCAAATAATTCAAATCGTTACCTGTTCCCTCTCTAAATTTCAAGCCACGTTGATaaactaataaatttatttaggaGTACAAATTATTATATTCATTTAGAACTTTTTAACTTTTTATGTTGTTCAGCTATTCGATTCGCAATAATTGAATATGTtcattattaatatattattttaagaaTACTTGATAATTAATATTTGTTGTTAGCATGTCAAGTATTGGTGTATCTTCACTAATTCccaatttgtaaatattgaatatGTCAAGCATTAATAAATTCACCACAAATACTAATGCTTGACATATTCGATATGTAGTGGTTGAACATGTCGAGTAAAGTTTACAATTTAAGTAAAGACAATTTtatgatttaaaatttaaaatggatagtttatataatttttatttattgtggGTATTTTAAAAAGGGATAAAATTGGAGggcataaaattaaaaatttacgaAATAACCTCTGAAATCCGTAATGTTTAGAAAATGAATCCCGTAATATTTGGATATGTATAGCCATGAGTGATGATGACTGAAAGCGGTGGTAACGTGGGGGGGTTATCGTGTATCTgcaggtgagagagagagaaagtttgtgATAGGGAAATTTCCGATCTTCTCTCGCAACCCTAAGAATCCAACAAATTTGCTACCATACTTGTTAGATATAAAAACCAGAGGAAACCCCATTTCCACAATCTTCACCCTATAACCGCGCACATCTATCTTGATTCCTGTTCTTTCTTCATATCTAAGGTAATCCGCGCTCTCAATTTTGTTGGAAATTCCTTTTCGATGCGATTTCATGAAGCTGGACGTGTATGATCCCGGAATAAATGTTGAATTTGGATGTGTTAATTTTTGTGAGCGACACCTTTTCTTCCGTGTTCGAATTTTGATAAGTATTTTGGGCATGGCTTATACTGTGTTTGGAACTATAGTAGTTTCATTATTATTTAGCAAAAAAATCTCAGATGTTAGTTTTGGTGTGTGTTCTGTGCTGGTGTTGCTAcagttttattaaattaaaaatttcatgATGGTAGGTGGGATATGCTCAGTGTGGCAGTTACTATTATTTTAGTATCTATTTAGTCTATTCTGCTGTTTCTGATGCTTTACAGATGAAGTAGTTTCATGTTATCGGCAGAAAACTATAGATGCTAGTTTtggtgtgtgttgtgtgtgtacAAGTAATATTACAAGTttccattttttaaattttattattgaggATGATATATAGAAAATACGTCATGATTATGAACAACTGTGTTTTTTATtgctatgcatattcctctaATTATGTAAAATTTGTTAGTCTGTGTTGTATTGTTTTTCCTGCATCATTTGAGTCATCTTGTTTGTCTACTTACCTTTTGCTGTTGAGGTTGTTAAGTTTACCAAAGATTGGATTGACAATGGCGAAATCGAAGAAGCTGGAGAGGAGATCGGACTCCCAGCACCATTTAGTTAGCCTGCGTAAGCTATCATCTAGGTGCACGAAGGTCTGCGGAGACGCCCACAATGGGAAGAAAACATCCGAAAAGAAGGAATGGGAAGATGCAGAATGCTCGGTCTGCTTGGAGTTTCCTCACAATGCTGTTCTCTTGCTCTGTTCCTCGTATGATAAGGGCTGCCGTCCTTACATGTGCGCTACTAGCCAGCGCTACTCTAATTGTCTTGAGCAGTACACGAAAGTTACCCCAGACCGGAGCTCAAAATCACAGCAACTATCATCTGAACTATCTGGGATTTTGTGCCCTCTTTGCCGGGGCCAGGTGAAAGGCTGGACTGTGGTGGAGCCTGCGCGTAGATTTCTCAATGCAAAGAAGCGAGCCTGCGTGCAGGAGGGCTGCTCATTTGTGGGCCGCTACAAAGAGCTCAGGAAACATGTAAAGTTAGAGCACCCTCTGGCACGTCCCCGGGATGTAGACCCTTTGCATGCCGAGAAATGGAAGAAGCTCGAGAATGAGAGGGACATAAGCGACGTGATTAGCACGATCAGATCCACCATGCCTGGGGCAATTGTTATTGGTGATTACGTGATAGAGAGGGACCGTCACGGTTACAGGGATTATGATGATGATTTGGATGACGACGATGATGATAGTACTGATGATGATTTAGATGACTTGATGTTCAGGGCCCCAGCATACGGTGAGCACTGGGATACCGGAGTTCGAGCTGCAGCCCCCGACAGGCGCCATCGTCCGGGACAACGTGTGAGATTATTGGCACAGCGTATGACGGGGCGGCTCAGAGGGCGAGGCAGGTAATGTGGTTGGTTTCTCTGTTGCAAGGAAAGTAGGTAACATGAAAATTTAGATTTGTTTTTGCATTTGATTGGAAAAAAACATTACTATGTATTGTAGTGAATTGTTTATTGTTGGTTTTTGTTAGTTTTGTACGGCGCTGTGCTGATCGTAGTTCCTTTTCACTGAACATAATCCCCaaatatgaaaaagaaagaTAGAAAGAAAAACATGTAACAGTTCATTGTTTATATAATGTGcatgattttcttttttgatatttactattttatgtCATTTTTCAGGCTTGGTTTTGATTAATTTCTGTGTTTCAATCATGATTAGGTGTGAATTATGTTTATTTGTTAGGTTACTCGAGATTGAATTGGTATGAGATTAGCTTAGGTTGGATTGATCCATGATTTTTTGAGATTAATTTTGTTCCAACTTATAAAGGGAGCCAATACTCATAAGTCGAGACTGATTTTATGTGAACTGTCGCTTTCAAATACTAGAAAACCCCAAAACAAAAAGATCTGCTCCTTACTCAAGTTCCCAGTGAAGACCAAGCAAGATTTCATTGATTCCAATGTATATTGAGATTAAATCATGTCTAATTTTATCTAATCCACTAAACTGAACACTGAGAATCTGAATAATTTGGTTTTCTTTATCTTAATTGGTTATTTCTTCAGTTCTGTCGATTCTCAGTAAAAACGTGGGTTTTCCTGGTGCATGGTTTCAATCATTTTTCAGATTGATAAACGACATTTTAAATCATGCATTTCAAAGAAATATAGATAAACTCAGTATATAATCTGGGCCTAATAAAATGGGCTTGAAATACATCCACTGCTAGTGGACTGCTATTATGAGCCCACCTAAATATTCTTTGTTGGCACACTCTAGTAAAGGAAGCCACCCACGAACTAGTTATATGGTTTTTTTAGGGAGGAACTAGAGTTATATGCTACTCCatccgttccacgaatcttgatgcatattttctttttggaccgtcctgcgaatcttgatgcatttctaaatatagtaataattagataaaaaataagggttcttaattacctattttatcactttgttACATAcacacttttatactttatcactaatctactttattacctacacgcttctactttatcaattttctactttattacctatacacttaaaacactaatctacaattccttaattcccgtgccgaaaacaaatgcatcaagatttgtgggacagagagagtattttttCCGTTTCACGAAAtatcttgttatttttcatttttttaatacttcttatttttcatttttgtttgtctattaaatatatttttagtctatttttttcaaaataatttcactaTCTATTAGTTAATTTGAGGGAATTTTTCTACACTCACCAAATATATAATTagcttttcttaaaactcatgttgCCTCCCTTTAAGGGAGATATTCCAGGGAGGGACAGAGAGATTAATAAACAAGGAAGCAATTGCATTGTTTTTAGGGGAGAAGCAATTGCATATAATAGCACCATTTGTATTCATTTTTTGGTTTAcaaatgcaattttaatttaaatcgtGGTGCTAAAGTATGAGctttaaaatttgtgttgtaTATATCATCGGTCTATTTtcaatcaaattaaagattatatGGTTATATGGATTAGCATATATACATGGAAATGttgcaatattttttttttttggcacaaGAAATGTTACAAAAGTTGCAACAACATAGTTGAAGAGGTTAGCCGGCTAGTTGACGCAACCATCTCAATTTTAGTTTCACATCATTTCGATGAATATTGTAAACTATACATTGTAGAAGTAATATTTCTATGTCAAAATTTGAAAGTTGTATATTATAAACCAAAACTAAAATGGAAAAAATGGTATTATTATATGTGATTAATCCTTAAATTAAACCATATGTAAGTAAATATTTCACCtattctaaaaataaaagtaaatatttcgcCTTCTACAGTTTCATTCAAAGAAAATGTTTTGGGTAGGGCTggaaaaatataccgaaaactcggtataccGGTCATACCGTACCGTAAAATACCGCAAAATAtcgaatttaaggtataccggtttttttggtaaggtatgataccgtaccgaagatttacggtaaggtaAAGATATGAATTTTCCAAATACCGGGGTATACcggtgtataccgataccgcggtatataccgaaaaaatcaataaataccgtattaaaggtatataccggAATACGGTATGATACCATCGGAATacggtatgataccgtattactggtataccgaatattactgcatataccggtgatgcggtatcataccttattctggtataccttaatattcggtatataccggtaataaggtacaataccttattctgatataccgcagttgtccgtatatattggtataccgaaaatcgcggtatatatcgtatcaaaatctatagttttaaaatatataatatttatttttatgtctatatttttaaaaatatttataaattttataaaatgatgtgtataatctatattatgtgaatatatacaattgtacatgaatttataaatatcattaaatgatacaaaaataaataaaatatagtatatagtataagtcatacaataaaataaaattgtttattttgatattatagtatagttataatatataactaatattattgttttgcaatagattatacatctaacttataatagttacatatataatagcatagttataatattagtattatattataaataatattacgtctaacatataaattatatgtaacttataacatctatataatttactatatattacatgaatgcatacaagtatgcgaatataaatatcatcaaatgatataaaagtgaataaaatataatatagtatgtaagttatataatttaatataactgaattatttatattgatatcataacacagttataatataatattctatattatataactaagattattgttctacaataaattatacatctgacgtgtaacatctatgtatataatagcatgctataattaatattgatattatattataacttagattacatctaacttataaatcTCATAttacttataacatctatatagtatatagtatatagtatatactatataacttataaatttataaatatcatcaaatgatacaaaaaaaaatatagtatatagtataagttatacaataaaacaaaattatttattttgatattatagtatagttatgatatataactaaaatgattgttttacaataaattatacatctaacttataatagttacatatataatagcatagttataatattagtattatattatactccctccgtcccgacttttgatatccagttgagaacggcacgggttttaataaagtgattgatgtgttgtgagtggaataagggtctcacattttatgtgagagttaaaataattaaagtagagTAAGGGcctcacctacttttaccaaaaatagaaatggatactaaaatgtgggacaaccaaaaaaggaaagttggatactaaaagcttgaacggagggagtaaataatattacttctaacatataaattatatgtaacttataacatttatataatttactatatattacatgaatgcatacaagtatgcgaatataaagtacggtataccaattgaattttttcgattttgataatatcgattattttggtataccgttaaagtgcggtataccgtgaaagtacggtataccgaaattcggtaaggtataccgaaataaaggtacggtaaaggttttgtatattctccataccgtacttaaggtataccgaactaaggtataccgtaggtaaaggtaaggtaaatgtatgaattttctccataTCGAAGATAAAtgtaaggtataaggtatggtcgatttaataaggtataccgtaccgtgCCACCCCTAGTTTTGGGGAGACAAGAAATTATTCGAAGGTCCAGTGAAACCTTTTAAATCCATTAAGATCCGGTTTATCCTGTGGCTGCCTGGTCAAAATCATATAAGAATATTGTTTATAAatactagtattaatttatcGACGATTAATTTACAAATCATCTTCATTGTCCTGTTTGTAATTTATGAGCTGTATAAGTCATTGACAAGCAATTCAAGTACTGCCAAAAACTGCTACTTGTAttaacttttctttttctttcttttctttaaaatcTTTCTGTTCTACCAATTTGACAGTTATACTGTGATGCAAAAACTCGAAATCATATATACAGCATAACCCCTTTCAGGAAATTTCATGTCTCTATAGCATTATTTAAATCAAGAttcgtcaaaaaaaaaaaaaaaacgattttTCTCCACCATTCTTTCTGCAGATTATTGGTCTACCCTAGTTGGTGGGAGCTTAATAATGCTAGTTCATTAAAtctttgaattttaaaaaattgaaaaagcaATAGGACAGCTCTAGCTATTTGATTTATAACTATGAGaatctttttattttccttctttttttttattgagaATCTGGTCAATTATATTCCCTACTGCAACATTCGAGACGCCATTGATTAGATCCAACCTTTTTGGtggatatatatgttgattttatttttcttatctGGAAAAATATGACATCTAGATTCATTGCTCAATCCTACAAGATCAATGTCGCATAATCTTTGTTGATTTGATGAGGTGGGAAAAAGGGTTTTTTCCATGTGAATTGATTCCTAGGTTTTTAATCCCAAACTAAAAGCATACATTTCATTGGTGGAATAAAATCCCCTTTGAATTTTTGATGGAATATCGATATTTTTCATCATGATTGCTTCCACCCTATATTTTTATAACTTTTCTTCTAGGGTTCTTTATTGGCATAATTTTCTTTAATTAGATTTCTTATGGAAAGTTAATTACATGGATCGCCTCAATTAAAATCTTTCTTAACAAAAATAGAActattaattaaatgaaaaattcaAGGGGCCAAAGATTTCTAACGAACACTTTAATGAGGAAATAAAGGAAATTACGGTATAATTTAAGTTGCATGAACAACAAAgcgcaattcagttggtaagacgcttGCTCTCCAACCATTAGGTTGGGAGTTTGACTCATTACCGAGGAAAAGTAATTATGAACTattattaactttttttttctttgaggaAAATTATTGATTCTTCTTTAtatagaaagaagaaaaaaatcaaCTCGTAACTTACTTGCTAGGGCTTGAATAAACGacaaaaatatattagtatatgCTTCGAATCTGTTCTCTttgcttgtaaaattatcatgaaaaaaaaaagataaaaagatTCTCACTTTAAATCTCTCCTttatttttcctcattttctataaaaaagaatttcattatttctcatttctttttttcactttaaggagttaggataatattatcactctGAATTTGCATGCGATAATATTTGGTGTGATAATAATATCCCTTCTTAAAAGTGAAAAGTCAAAAGGATGAATGAGaaagtaaaattttattttataaaaattgagaaaattaaagggaaaaactttCCTCTTGAGAACATGCAATATCgtcattaaatttaatgaatgaTCATGTTCTAGCTTTTTCTTTATTGCATAATACTatcttataataaaaatattcgaTATGAGTTTATCACTCCAAAACTTCTGTAGAGGGCGAAAAGATTCGAAGATAAAGAATGTTATGTAAGTAAGAGTCACATAGCTTTTGTGAAATTACATGCATGTAGATTACATTGACCTTATAATGATCACTATGTATAATTGTtagagtatttttatactctaTTTGATTATCATTATGTAAACAATAAGACTATCTTCATATGTTCTACTTGGCAGAATTAGAACAGTTGCTTCATGAGTCGCTTTCAATGTTGCATGTTGATTGAAGAGATCTTGCAGCTTATTATTGCAGGTTTTGGGGATAAAATTGGAGATATCCTTTATCCTATTTACGGATATACATCTATCGAATATTCAGAATGTGTTGGTGTCTTTCGGTTTAAGGTTTCAGAGAGCCTTCATCAGTTCCGCCCAAAGGAGTCCTATTCGAGCTTGGTGTCTTCTAGGGTTTGGCTATTTATTGGTGATGAAGAGGACTCACAAAAGCTGCTGCTTTTTActgttattcttattattgttgaGAATATTTTCGTGCATGCATTGAGATTTGAGAGTGCTTCATCTCTTTCTATGTGGAGGAGTTACCTGGTGTGAGGAGTGGGCGTGGGTTTTGTTGTCGTGCCTACGAAATTGCTTTCTCCGTGACCTTCGTGGTCGTTATGCTGCAAGTGAAGAGAGACCCGTACCTAAGCCGAGTTTATACTATTGTTATTATCTCATTTATCCtctttttctttattctctGTTGTGGTTTGTTCATGTTGGTGCAGGCTGTTCCAGAATCAAAGATTCATTACAAGGAGGCCAAATTGCTACATCTGGAATTGGTCCTCTTCTGCGGCGTATCGGCGATGGAGATAGACAAGTCGACGGCGAGGCGATATcacaacagtggtatcagagcgaggtTATCTCGCTGTCGCACCCTCCACATTGAGGCCATCATCGCCTTAAGTCAGCGATTCAGTTCGCCGCAGGTATGAAGACGCCTCGATCCTAGGCATCGCTCGGATAAATTGGCTGTAACCTCTCTGTTATTCCTTATTATCTAGAAGTACTGCCAACTAGCGCAGTATAGGATtggaatttatttttgtttctctGATTTGTGTGATATTTTTTCGCTGCATTGAGGTTAAGTTTGTTGTGTGCTTCTATCTGCCAGTTTATTTTGTCACCCTTTGTGGTTATTTTTTCTTTGTGGCCTTTTGTTGTGTCTCATTATGGCTACCAACTCGTATGGTATGTCACCGCTTAATggcaaaactgatttcagtataTGGAAACAAAAGATTAAATGTGTTTTAATTCAACAAAAAGTGTTTCGTGCTATTACTCAATCATATGAGGCTACTGTTAAAAAGGAAGAAATAAATGAATTTGCTTGCTCTACCATTATACTCAACTTGTCTGATAATGTGTTACGAAAAGTTGGTATTTTAAATTCTGCTAAAGATTTGTGGGACAAATTGGATGAACGTTACACTGAAAATTCCTTGCCATCCAAAATGTTTCTTCTTGAAAGCTTTTTTCGTTTCAAGCTTGATTTGTCTaaagagattgatgagaatCTTGATGTGTTTACCAAACTAATACAAGAGATTAAGCTAACCGGTGATAAACACACAGTTGATTATGCTCCCATTGTGCTTATAAATGCTATACCCGATTCTTATCATGTTAAATCTGCCATTAAGTATGGAAGAGATAACGTGTGTCTTGATACTGTTGTGAATGGGTTAAAAAGCAAAGAATTGGATTTAAGACACAATAAAAGTGGAAAATCGTCTGGTGAGATTATGCATGTAAGAGGACGACCTCAGAATAAGTCTCATAATCATACCCATGCCAATAATGATGAatcaaaaggaaagaaaaaatatcGTGGTAAAAGTAGGTCAAAATCCAGGCCTAAGTCAAGAAAGTGATTTAATTGTGGTGAAATTGGTCATTACATAAAAGAGTGTCCCAACCCCAATAAAAAGGAGCAGGCTAACATTGTGACTAGTGGTGAGAATATAGGAGACCTGTTTATGGTGTCATCTCTGAATTCTGCAAACTCTATGCATTCTACTTCTATATGTGAAAATGAATGGCTTGTAGACTCAGGGTATACCTTTCATATGTCTCCTTTTGAAAGCATGTTTTGTAATTACAATGTTGTCAGTAATGGGTTTGTCTCTTTAGCTGATGAAAAGAAATGTCCAGTACTTGGTGTAGGTGatatttgtttaaaatttgaatCTGGAAATGCTTACACTTTGAAAAATATGCGTCATGTTCCTGATCTTCGTAATAACTTGCTTTCATGTGATGCTTTGGAAGATGATGGGTTAGAAGGCAAATGGGGAAAGGgtcaattgaaaattttgaaaggtTCCTTGGTTGTGTTTAAGGCTGAAAAACGCCATAATTTGTATATTTGTCTTGCTAAACCTATTATTGATAATGCAAATTCTGTAAATGTTGTTCAAGATGATAAAACTATGTTGTGGCACAATTGTTTAGGT includes:
- the LOC131002707 gene encoding uncharacterized protein LOC131002707; its protein translation is MAKSKKLERRSDSQHHLVSLRKLSSRCTKVCGDAHNGKKTSEKKEWEDAECSVCLEFPHNAVLLLCSSYDKGCRPYMCATSQRYSNCLEQYTKVTPDRSSKSQQLSSELSGILCPLCRGQVKGWTVVEPARRFLNAKKRACVQEGCSFVGRYKELRKHVKLEHPLARPRDVDPLHAEKWKKLENERDISDVISTIRSTMPGAIVIGDYVIERDRHGYRDYDDDLDDDDDDSTDDDLDDLMFRAPAYGEHWDTGVRAAAPDRRHRPGQRVRLLAQRMTGRLRGRGR